A part of Podarcis raffonei isolate rPodRaf1 chromosome 12, rPodRaf1.pri, whole genome shotgun sequence genomic DNA contains:
- the CTNNB1 gene encoding catenin beta-1, with protein sequence MATQADLMELDMAMEPDRKAAVSHWQQQSYLDSGIHSGATTTAPSLSGKGNPEEEDVDTTQVLYEWEQGFSQSFTQEQVADIDGQYAMTRAQRVRAAMFPETLDEGMQIPSTQFDAAHPTNVQRLAEPSQMLKHAVVNLINYQDDAELATRAIPELTKLLNDEDQVVVNKAAVMVHQLSKKEASRHAIMRSPQMVSAIVRTMQNTNDVETARCTAGTLHNLSHHREGLLAIFKSGGIPALVKMLGSPVDSVLFYAITTLHNLLLHQEGAKMAVRLAGGLQKMVALLNKTNVKFLAITTDCLQILAYGNQESKLIILASGGPQALVNIMRTYTYEKLLWTTSRVLKVLSVCSSNKPAIVEAGGMQALGLHLTDPSQRLVQNCLWTLRNLSDAATKQEGMEGLLGTLVQLLGSDDINVVTCAAGILSNLTCNNYKNKMMVCQVGGIEALVRTVLRAGDREDITEPAICALRHLTSRHQEAEMAQNAVRLHYGLPVVVKLLHPPSHWPLIKATVGLIRNLALCPANHAPLREQGAIPRLVQLLVRAHQDTQRRTSMGGTQQQFVEGVRMEEIVEGCTGALHILARDVHNRIVIRGLNTIPLFVQLLYSPIENIQRVAAGVLCELAQDKEAAEAIEAEGATAPLTELLHSRNEGVATYAAAVLFRMSEDKPQDYKKRLSVELTSSLFRTEPMAWNETADLGLDIGAQGEPLGYRPDDPSYRSFHSGGYGQDALGMDPMMEHDMGGHHPGADYPVDGLPDLGHAQDLMDGLPPGDSNQLAWFDTDL encoded by the exons ATGGCAACCCAAG CTGACTTGATGGAGTTGGACATGGCAATGGAACCAGATAGAAAAGCAGCTGTCAGCCACTGGCAGCAACAATCATACCTGGATTCTGGTATCCACTCTGGTGCCACAACAACGGCTCCCTCTCTGAGTGGCAAGGGAAACCCCGAAGAGGAAGATGTTGATACCACCCAAGTTCTATATGAGTGGGAACAGGGATTCTCTCAGTCCTTCACTCAGGAACAGGTTGCTG ATATTGATGGACAGTATGCTATGACGAGAGCACAGAGGGTGCGTGCTGCCATGTTCCCAGAAACATTGGACGAAGGCATGCAGATCCCATCAACACAGTTTGATGCTGCTCACCCAACAAATGTGCAACGCCTGGCTGAACCATCCCAGATGTTAAAACATGCTGTGGTTAACTTGATAAACTACCAAGATGATGCAGAACTTGCAACTCGGGCCATCCCAGaactgaccaaactcttgaacgATGAGGACCAG GTGGTGGTGAACAAGGCTGCAGTTATGGTTCATCAGTTGTCCAAAAAGGAAGCCTCCCGCCATGCTATAATGCGCTCTCCTCAAATGGTTTCTGCCATTGTGCGTACTATGCAGAATACAAATGATGTGGAAACAGCCCGTTGTACTGCGGGTACACTACACAACCTCTCTCATCATCGTGAAGGCTTGCTGGCAATCTTCAAATCGGGAGGCATTCCTGCTCTTGTTAAGATGCTTGG TTCTCCCGTGGATTCTGTGCTCTTCTACGCCATTACTACTCTGCACAATCTTCTCTTGCATCAAGAAGGCGCCAAAATGGCTGTTCGTCTAGCTGGTGGTTTGCAGAAAATGGTTGCCTTGCTCAACAAGACAAATGTTAAGTTTTTGGCCATCACAACAGACTGCCTGCAGATTCTTGCATATGGCAACCAAGAAAGCAAG CTTATCATTCTGGCCAGTGGTGGACCCCAGGCTCTAGTAAACATAATGAGGACCTACACCTATGAGAAACTACTGTGGACCACAAGTAGAGTGCTAAAGGTGCTGTCAGTCTGCTCTAGTAACAAACCGGCAATTGTAGAGGCTG GTGGAATGCAGGCTTTGGGACTCCACCTTACAGATCCAAGCCAGCGGCTTGTTCAGAATTGTCTCTGGACTCTTAGAAATCTTTCGGATGCTGCAACTAAGCAG GAAGGTATGGAGGGTCTACTGGGAACCCTTGTGCAGCTATTAGGGTCAGACGACATCAACGTTGTAACCTGTGCAGCTGGTATCCTGTCTAACCTTACTTGCAACAACTACAAGAATAAAATGATGGTGTGCCAAGTGGGTGGCATCGAGGCTCTTGTGCGTACAGTTCTCCGGGCTGGTGACAGGGAAGATATCACCGAGCCAGCTATCTGTGCACTCCGTCACCTCACTAGTCGGCACCAAGAAGCTGAGATGGCGCAGAATGCAGTGCGTCTCCATTATGGACTTCCAGTGGTGGTCAAACTCCTGCATCCGCCATCTCACTGGCCTCTTATCAAG GCTACCGTTGGTCTGATCCGCAATCTTGCTCTCTGTCCAGCAAATCATGCTCCATTGCGTGAACAAGGTGCTATTCCAAGACTAGTCCAGCTGCTGGTTAGAGCACATCAAGACACCCAACGCCGTACATCAATGGGTGGCACACAGCAACAGTTTGTG GAGGGCGTTCGTATGGAAGAAATAGTTGAAGGTTGCACTGGAGCCCTTCATATCCTGGCTAGAGATGTCCACAATCGAATTGTAATTAGGGGTCTAAACACCATTCCACTATTTGTGCAG CTGTTGTATTCCCCCATCGAGAACATCCAGAGAGTGGCTGCAGGTGTACTGTGTGAATTGGCTCAGGACAAAGAAGCAGCGGAGGCAATTGAAGCAGAGGGAGCTACAGCACCACTGACGGAACTTCTTCATTCTAGGAATGAGGGTGTGG CGACATACGCAGCTGCAGTGTTGTTTAGGATGTCCGAAGATAAACCACAAGATTATAAGAAACGGCTTTCGGTCGAACTGACGAGCTCCCTCTTCAGGACTGAACCAATGGCTTGGAATGAG ACTGCAGATCTGGGACTTGATATTGGTGCCCAAGGAGAACCTCTTGGCTATCGCCCAGATG ATCCTAGCTACCGTTCTTTCCACTCTGGAGGATACGGTCAGGATGCCTTGGGTATGGACCCAATGATGGAACATGACATGGGGGGCCACCACCCTGGTGCTGACTACCCAGTTGATGGGCTGCCAGATCTAGGACATGCCCAGGACCTTATGGATGGGCTGCCTCCAGGTGACAGTAATCAGTTGGCCTGGTTCGATACTGACCTGTAA